The Lacipirellula parvula genome window below encodes:
- a CDS encoding M90 family metallopeptidase, whose translation MIFNWLKNRRRRRLLAQPFPKDWEELLQRRVRHYRYLPASHQERVRQIVAVMVPEKEWAGAGEFKVTPDMAVTIAGQAAVMASGFDEPYFFDRLHTLVIHPRTIRFSPEHTSRNPNLPAGMLSGIAWHRGPVVLSWGEVRNELTGHSPGRNVILHEFAHYLDGLDGNTDGKPPLPNAARERQWYAVTEAEYLRLVGSARRGEATLLDHYGASNRAEFFAVSTEYFFELPHQLRERHAELYAVLREFYHLDPCAWLPRSEAPQQEGADEADDYQRFRARQRRQDVSQLRAVQSMAAGDALFALAMDHLRRDRPEDAIRLFDQLLEVDPRDEESLAHRALAKVRLRRFDEARVDSNAALAIDPGDPDALWARGEAYLQEGRAQEAIVDLTAALHSAPRNIEILRARARGWMAAGRPQKAVADLTSALEVDPHDADSFADRARAYFALKQTAEGNRDLTRARLLEPGMAWPA comes from the coding sequence ATGATTTTCAACTGGTTGAAGAATCGACGTCGCCGTCGTTTGTTGGCTCAGCCCTTTCCGAAGGATTGGGAAGAGTTGCTGCAGCGTCGCGTGCGTCACTACCGCTACCTGCCGGCGTCGCATCAGGAGCGTGTGCGGCAAATCGTCGCGGTGATGGTGCCTGAGAAAGAATGGGCAGGCGCCGGCGAGTTCAAGGTGACGCCCGACATGGCGGTGACGATCGCCGGCCAGGCGGCCGTCATGGCGAGCGGATTCGACGAGCCCTATTTCTTCGATCGCCTTCACACGCTGGTGATCCACCCGCGGACGATTCGCTTCTCGCCCGAGCATACCTCGCGTAATCCAAACCTGCCCGCGGGAATGCTCAGCGGAATTGCATGGCATCGCGGGCCTGTCGTCCTTTCGTGGGGCGAGGTGCGAAACGAGCTCACCGGCCACTCGCCGGGGCGAAACGTCATTCTGCACGAGTTCGCGCATTACCTCGACGGACTCGACGGCAACACCGACGGCAAGCCGCCGCTCCCGAATGCCGCCCGCGAGCGACAGTGGTACGCCGTCACCGAAGCCGAGTATCTGCGGCTCGTCGGCAGCGCCCGCCGCGGCGAGGCGACGCTGCTGGACCATTACGGGGCGTCGAACCGGGCGGAGTTTTTCGCCGTCTCGACGGAGTACTTTTTCGAGCTACCGCATCAGCTGCGCGAGCGGCATGCGGAGCTCTACGCCGTGCTGCGTGAGTTTTATCACCTCGATCCATGCGCGTGGTTGCCCCGCAGCGAGGCGCCGCAGCAGGAGGGCGCAGACGAGGCGGACGACTATCAACGCTTTCGAGCGCGACAACGGCGACAGGATGTTTCGCAACTGCGCGCCGTGCAGTCGATGGCGGCCGGCGACGCGCTGTTCGCGCTGGCGATGGATCACCTGCGCCGCGATCGGCCGGAAGATGCGATTCGGTTGTTCGACCAGTTGCTCGAGGTCGACCCGCGAGATGAGGAGTCGCTCGCCCATCGTGCGCTGGCGAAGGTGCGGCTGCGGCGGTTCGACGAGGCCCGCGTCGATAGCAACGCCGCCCTTGCCATCGATCCCGGCGATCCCGACGCCCTGTGGGCTCGCGGCGAAGCGTACTTGCAGGAAGGGCGTGCTCAGGAAGCGATCGTCGATCTCACGGCAGCGCTCCATAGCGCTCCGCGAAACATCGAGATTCTGCGGGCACGTGCCCGTGGTTGGATGGCGGCAGGCCGGCCGCAAAAGGCAGTGGCCGATTTGACGAGCGCACTGGAGGTTGATCCGCACGATGCCGATTCGTTTGCGGATCGAGCGCGGGCGTATTTTGCGCTGAAGCAAACGGCGGAAGGGAATCGCGATTTGACGCGGGCTCGATTGCTGGAACCGGGGATGGCTTGGCCAGCGTAG
- a CDS encoding class I SAM-dependent methyltransferase: protein MLRHALFPVEAAAYGVSYAFLQNLIRTPKPLDPAYTWHAITRDMPRGTDWIRTSWPIKPLRKLVIHAKMKQDHVLGISEHYDVSNDFYKLWLDRKYMFYTCADFHSPTDTIEDAQQHKADFILKLIDPQPGEKIMELGCGWGPMLKRIYEATGERENLYGLTLSKEQKAYNDEHNHFNVDFDNFITREYPRESFDKIYSIGAWEHVRQHEIPQLLDKLYAALKPGGRLVQHFFCRTSDSYMGPVACSQIYFPGSMGSSYRYHAKAWENAGFRITHRSIHDYRQTLRAWFDRMVEHKEEALRLVDVQTYNRYLTFFPSSWRYFNDNWGMVTRWVLEKPKR from the coding sequence ATGCTCCGCCACGCATTGTTCCCCGTCGAGGCCGCCGCCTACGGCGTCTCTTACGCCTTCCTACAGAATCTCATTCGGACGCCAAAACCGCTCGACCCGGCCTACACCTGGCATGCGATCACCCGCGACATGCCGCGCGGCACCGACTGGATCCGCACGAGCTGGCCGATCAAGCCGCTGCGGAAGCTCGTGATCCACGCCAAGATGAAGCAGGACCACGTCCTGGGAATCTCCGAGCACTACGACGTCTCGAATGATTTCTACAAGCTGTGGCTCGACCGAAAGTACATGTTTTACACATGCGCCGACTTCCACTCGCCGACCGACACGATTGAAGATGCGCAGCAACATAAGGCCGACTTCATCCTGAAGCTGATCGATCCGCAACCGGGCGAAAAGATCATGGAACTTGGCTGCGGCTGGGGGCCGATGCTCAAGCGAATCTACGAAGCGACCGGCGAGCGCGAAAATCTCTACGGTCTGACGCTCTCGAAAGAGCAGAAGGCGTACAACGACGAGCATAATCACTTCAACGTCGATTTCGACAACTTCATCACCCGCGAATACCCGCGCGAATCGTTCGACAAGATCTACTCGATCGGCGCTTGGGAGCACGTGCGCCAGCACGAGATTCCGCAACTGCTCGACAAGCTCTATGCCGCGCTGAAGCCAGGCGGAAGGCTCGTGCAGCATTTCTTCTGTCGGACGAGCGATTCGTACATGGGCCCCGTCGCTTGCTCGCAGATCTATTTCCCCGGCTCGATGGGTTCGTCGTATCGCTACCATGCGAAAGCTTGGGAGAACGCCGGCTTCCGCATCACCCATCGCTCGATCCACGACTACCGCCAAACGTTGCGGGCATGGTTCGATCGCATGGTCGAGCACAAGGAAGAGGCGCTGCGGCTGGTCGACGTGCAGACGTATAACCGCTACCTGACGTTCTTCCCGTCGTCGTGGCGGTACTTCAACGACAACTGGGGAATGGTGACGCGCTGGGTGCTGGAGAAGCCGAAGCGGTAG
- a CDS encoding alpha/beta hydrolase, with amino-acid sequence MPRRYAIYGLVVTAIIGDVTGCATIKDSGVSVLEDRIVYQPSDDAESWNPQGLVKEDLTFESADGVKLHAWYCPVANPRAVVLYAHGNDGNLATRAPFYRLLTERLGVSVLAFDYRGYGKSEGEPSNEGLLADARAARRLLSQKAGVPEDQIILYGQALGGGVMVDLAANDGAHGLILESTFTSLSAVANHKYPLTGGLLSDKLDSAALIGGYEGPTLIVHGENDRVIPVKQAKQLYAAANEPKWLLTIPDAGHNWKPTFQYVSALDEFFNR; translated from the coding sequence ATGCCGCGTCGCTACGCCATCTACGGCCTCGTCGTCACCGCCATCATCGGCGACGTGACCGGCTGCGCGACGATCAAGGACTCCGGCGTCTCGGTGCTCGAAGATCGCATCGTGTACCAACCTTCAGACGATGCCGAGAGTTGGAACCCGCAAGGATTGGTGAAGGAAGACCTCACCTTTGAATCGGCCGATGGCGTGAAACTTCACGCTTGGTACTGCCCGGTGGCGAATCCGCGAGCCGTGGTGCTTTATGCCCACGGCAACGATGGCAACCTGGCGACTCGCGCTCCGTTCTACCGACTGCTTACCGAACGGCTCGGCGTGAGCGTGCTCGCGTTCGACTACCGCGGCTACGGGAAGAGCGAGGGCGAGCCGAGTAACGAAGGCTTGCTCGCCGATGCGCGGGCCGCGCGGCGCCTGCTCTCGCAGAAGGCGGGCGTTCCCGAAGACCAAATCATTCTCTATGGACAAGCGCTCGGCGGCGGCGTGATGGTCGACTTGGCCGCGAACGACGGGGCCCATGGTTTGATTCTAGAGAGCACGTTCACCTCGCTCTCGGCCGTGGCGAACCATAAGTACCCGCTCACTGGCGGGCTGCTGAGCGACAAGCTCGATTCTGCCGCGCTGATCGGCGGCTACGAGGGCCCAACGCTCATCGTGCACGGCGAGAACGATCGCGTCATCCCGGTGAAGCAAGCGAAGCAGCTCTACGCCGCCGCGAACGAGCCTAAGTGGCTCCTCACGATTCCCGACGCAGGGCACAACTGGAAGCCAACGTTCCAGTATGTGAGCGCGCTCGACGAATTCTTCAATCGGTAG
- a CDS encoding DUF2237 family protein — protein sequence MRMPKNVLGGELQTCCTDPMTGFYRDGCCRTGPDDLGLHLVCVEVNDDFLAFSKSRGNDLSTPNQMYQFPGLVAGDRWCLCVERWKEALDADMAPAIVLASTHISALEFVDLEDLRAYAIDVSAG from the coding sequence ATGCGCATGCCCAAAAACGTCCTCGGCGGGGAACTCCAAACCTGCTGCACCGACCCGATGACCGGCTTCTACCGCGACGGTTGTTGCCGCACCGGACCGGACGACTTGGGGCTGCATCTCGTCTGCGTCGAGGTGAACGACGACTTCCTCGCGTTCTCGAAGTCGCGCGGCAACGACCTCAGTACGCCGAACCAGATGTACCAGTTTCCGGGCCTCGTCGCCGGCGATCGTTGGTGCCTGTGCGTCGAGCGTTGGAAGGAAGCGCTCGACGCCGACATGGCGCCGGCGATCGTGCTGGCGTCGACTCACATTTCGGCGCTGGAGTTCGTCGATCTTGAAGACCTGCGAGCGTATGCGATCGACGTCTCGGCAGGTTGA
- a CDS encoding carbohydrate binding domain-containing protein, translating into MRTTVPLALAALVAWLALLNPAHAVNLVTNGGFETSDFSGWTLNGTPSSLFNIFDFEPHSGQYAMFVADYEADHDQIYQTVPTINGQSYKIEFWLRNIGLGNDAVQVFWEGNLVLEQKPVLAPVNQWTLYKASVTATADGSELRLGGFDEPQVINFDDISVTPIPEPSALLLAVAGVAVLVHRGAKRSS; encoded by the coding sequence ATGCGAACCACAGTACCTCTGGCACTCGCCGCGCTCGTTGCGTGGCTCGCGTTGCTCAATCCAGCGCACGCCGTCAACCTCGTGACGAACGGCGGCTTCGAAACGAGCGATTTCTCGGGCTGGACGTTGAATGGTACGCCCAGCTCGCTTTTCAACATTTTCGATTTCGAGCCCCATTCCGGCCAGTACGCGATGTTTGTCGCTGACTATGAGGCCGATCACGATCAGATCTATCAGACCGTTCCTACCATCAACGGCCAGAGTTACAAGATTGAGTTCTGGCTCCGAAACATTGGACTCGGCAACGACGCGGTCCAAGTCTTTTGGGAAGGAAATCTCGTACTCGAGCAGAAGCCCGTGTTGGCTCCGGTTAACCAGTGGACTCTGTACAAGGCGTCGGTGACCGCCACGGCAGATGGCTCGGAATTAAGATTGGGCGGTTTCGACGAACCGCAGGTCATTAATTTCGACGACATCAGCGTCACGCCGATCCCCGAACCGAGCGCACTGCTGCTGGCTGTTGCGGGAGTTGCCGTGTTGGTGCACCGCGGAGCGAAACGCTCAAGCTGA
- a CDS encoding PadR family transcriptional regulator, with amino-acid sequence MAKQSEKAELLQGTLDMLILKSLQGGPRHGYSIAQWIGVTTNDALRVEEGSLYPALHRMEKRGWIGASWGQSESNRRAKFYELTRTGKSQLGEQVNMWGRLVSAISLVLDADPAEGQS; translated from the coding sequence ATGGCCAAACAATCTGAAAAAGCCGAGTTGCTCCAAGGAACGCTCGACATGCTGATTCTCAAGTCGTTGCAGGGCGGTCCGCGACATGGGTACTCGATTGCCCAGTGGATTGGCGTGACGACGAACGACGCCTTGCGCGTCGAAGAGGGCTCGCTCTACCCGGCGCTCCACCGCATGGAGAAGCGGGGGTGGATCGGCGCTTCGTGGGGACAGTCAGAGTCGAATCGGCGGGCCAAATTTTACGAACTCACGCGCACCGGCAAATCGCAGCTGGGCGAGCAAGTGAATATGTGGGGCCGGCTGGTGTCGGCCATCTCGCTGGTGCTCGACGCCGATCCGGCGGAGGGGCAATCATGA
- a CDS encoding carboxypeptidase-like regulatory domain-containing protein yields MIKRWWGEVRDYVASPQGVPDRVSDSIRDEIAFHLTETAARQAELGVSADEARRSAVERFGDVTGVIRECAADSAETHSRWHRRHLALTALLIAGAAALGAWSYRALNAPPWVGDGDLVGQVVDEMGKPISGAHVLAVVKTWPQQAFRQLAYTAITGADGMYHIENVYPLDEKYAVQIAVIADERLLKSNYIDPRDGQLDPVDFKLQRTTPLAVRFESSAGQPAVGVHVFPFARIDTSGQRHAVYFCSAAPIVRESNAEGRVALPYFAPGDRAALYIRQATGEWETHNASIDDSGEVVVRLPDST; encoded by the coding sequence ATGATCAAGCGCTGGTGGGGCGAGGTGCGCGATTACGTCGCGTCCCCGCAGGGCGTTCCCGATCGGGTGAGCGATTCGATTCGCGACGAGATCGCGTTTCATCTGACTGAAACCGCAGCGCGGCAAGCCGAGCTGGGCGTCTCCGCCGATGAGGCGCGGCGATCAGCTGTGGAGCGATTCGGCGACGTGACCGGCGTTATCCGTGAATGTGCAGCCGATTCCGCGGAGACTCACTCGCGCTGGCATCGGCGGCATTTGGCGCTGACGGCGCTGCTGATCGCCGGCGCCGCGGCGCTGGGCGCCTGGAGCTACAGAGCGCTCAACGCGCCGCCGTGGGTTGGCGACGGCGACCTCGTGGGGCAAGTCGTCGATGAAATGGGGAAACCGATCTCCGGCGCTCATGTGCTGGCGGTGGTCAAGACTTGGCCGCAGCAGGCGTTCCGCCAATTGGCGTATACGGCGATCACCGGCGCCGACGGCATGTATCACATCGAAAACGTCTACCCGCTCGACGAGAAGTACGCCGTGCAGATTGCCGTCATCGCGGACGAGCGACTGTTGAAATCGAACTACATCGACCCGCGAGACGGGCAGCTCGATCCGGTCGACTTTAAGCTCCAACGAACGACGCCGCTGGCGGTGCGATTTGAATCGTCCGCGGGCCAGCCGGCGGTCGGCGTCCACGTGTTTCCGTTCGCGCGGATCGACACGAGCGGCCAACGGCATGCCGTTTACTTTTGCAGCGCGGCGCCGATCGTTCGCGAATCTAATGCCGAGGGCCGCGTGGCCTTGCCCTACTTCGCACCGGGCGACCGGGCGGCCCTCTACATTCGCCAAGCCACCGGCGAATGGGAGACGCATAACGCATCGATCGACGATAGCGGCGAAGTGGTGGTGCGGTTGCCTGATTCGACGTAA
- a CDS encoding alpha/beta hydrolase — protein MTNLFTYSARILVIFGAFSSTRASIAAEAPATKDEYLLKESFESGKKSPTGWREGANVPGVEYIWADAQASHGKRSLGLRKTENRYFPIAQWIRTVPHVGGAANLEVCLKVKAMQAQKAIVDVQFYADGDEMIGNQWLAYLGAKEEGDGPADHDWARYGGVVPVPAGTKKIGVALQIYGPGEVWFDELTARYVPKAGQAAASDATSATTPAAPSQPDATPAPTAEGAIALNVKDDESGEYYFLPANDKPTGLLVVLPGGDGSAEFHPFVKSIHAHGLGGKYAVAHLISKRWRPNQQITWPTHRTRTPGMKFTTEEFIAAAVADAAKRQAVDPQHVYLLGWSSGGPPCYASLLQKESPASGAFVAMSIFRKDDYAAAANAAGRSFYIYHSPEDEVCPPRMAHEANDALSAAGAKTTLVEYAGGHGWHGDMLGSIRAGVEWLEASRADSK, from the coding sequence ATGACAAACCTCTTCACTTACAGCGCGCGCATACTTGTAATCTTCGGAGCGTTCTCTTCAACCCGTGCGTCTATCGCCGCAGAAGCCCCGGCAACGAAGGACGAATACCTCCTGAAAGAGAGCTTCGAGTCAGGAAAGAAAAGTCCCACCGGATGGCGCGAGGGGGCGAACGTCCCCGGCGTTGAATACATCTGGGCTGACGCGCAAGCGTCCCACGGCAAGCGTAGCCTCGGCTTGCGGAAGACCGAGAATCGCTACTTCCCCATCGCCCAATGGATTCGCACGGTACCGCATGTCGGCGGCGCCGCGAATCTGGAAGTCTGTCTGAAAGTCAAAGCGATGCAGGCTCAGAAGGCGATCGTCGACGTGCAGTTTTATGCCGACGGCGACGAGATGATTGGCAATCAGTGGCTGGCGTACCTCGGCGCGAAAGAGGAGGGCGACGGGCCCGCCGATCATGATTGGGCGCGCTACGGCGGCGTTGTTCCTGTACCGGCGGGGACGAAGAAGATTGGCGTCGCGCTGCAGATCTATGGGCCGGGCGAAGTTTGGTTTGATGAACTGACGGCCCGTTATGTCCCGAAGGCTGGACAAGCAGCGGCAAGTGATGCGACGTCAGCAACGACTCCGGCTGCACCATCGCAACCAGATGCGACGCCGGCGCCGACCGCAGAGGGAGCGATCGCACTCAACGTGAAGGACGACGAATCGGGCGAGTACTACTTCCTGCCGGCCAACGACAAACCGACCGGCCTGCTCGTCGTACTGCCGGGCGGCGATGGTTCCGCGGAGTTCCATCCTTTCGTGAAAAGCATCCACGCCCATGGGCTCGGCGGAAAGTACGCCGTCGCGCATCTTATCTCGAAGCGTTGGCGACCGAACCAACAGATCACCTGGCCGACGCACCGCACGCGGACGCCGGGGATGAAGTTCACCACCGAAGAGTTTATCGCCGCCGCCGTGGCCGATGCGGCGAAGCGTCAGGCGGTCGACCCGCAGCATGTGTACTTGCTCGGCTGGTCGTCGGGCGGGCCGCCGTGCTACGCCTCGCTGCTGCAGAAGGAGTCGCCCGCGAGCGGCGCATTCGTCGCGATGTCGATCTTCCGCAAGGACGACTATGCCGCTGCCGCCAACGCCGCGGGACGGAGTTTCTACATTTACCATTCGCCTGAGGACGAAGTTTGCCCGCCGCGGATGGCTCACGAGGCGAACGACGCGTTATCGGCGGCGGGAGCAAAGACGACGCTCGTTGAGTACGCCGGCGGGCATGGCTGGCACGGCGACATGCTCGGCAGCATCCGCGCAGGGGTGGAGTGGTTGGAAGCGTCGCGGGCTGATAGCAAGTAA
- a CDS encoding dual specificity protein phosphatase family protein yields MIDAFGETSDPDLGPLESEMASSSKYAMIFSLLALSCAMGALSSPLIVAPLLALTAIAFSLVAIAYSLRRPGLLGKAHNGQLRVAWGVPLSPFHFLNHLTFATFCRLDRASPWHEIVPGLYLGRRLRPREAALMPAQQILDLASEFSEAASLRARTYVNVPMLDGVAPTSAQLSEAVRLLRNSMRAGPTFVHCALGHGRSATVAAAFLLTEGYARTADDALLLIRQKRPSVRLSRGQRRLLEVWK; encoded by the coding sequence TTGATTGACGCTTTTGGCGAGACAAGCGATCCTGACTTGGGGCCGCTAGAAAGTGAAATGGCTAGCTCGTCGAAATACGCGATGATCTTTTCGCTGCTCGCGTTGAGCTGTGCGATGGGTGCGCTGAGCAGTCCGCTGATCGTCGCACCTTTGCTTGCTCTAACCGCGATCGCATTTTCGCTTGTCGCCATCGCTTACAGTTTGCGAAGGCCTGGATTGCTGGGCAAAGCGCACAACGGTCAGCTTCGAGTCGCATGGGGAGTTCCACTATCCCCCTTTCACTTTCTCAATCATCTGACGTTCGCAACCTTTTGCAGATTGGATCGAGCTTCACCATGGCACGAGATCGTGCCGGGCCTGTACCTGGGGAGGAGGCTTCGTCCCCGCGAGGCGGCGCTGATGCCCGCTCAACAGATATTAGATTTAGCATCTGAGTTTTCGGAAGCCGCCTCCTTAAGAGCGAGGACCTATGTAAATGTGCCGATGCTGGACGGCGTGGCCCCCACCAGCGCTCAGCTGAGCGAGGCTGTGCGCTTGCTCCGCAATTCGATGCGAGCGGGACCGACGTTCGTCCATTGCGCTCTCGGACACGGGCGGAGCGCTACCGTTGCAGCCGCTTTCCTGCTCACTGAGGGTTATGCCCGCACCGCAGATGATGCGTTGCTGCTGATCCGTCAGAAGCGACCGTCTGTTCGACTTAGTCGAGGTCAGCGCCGATTGCTAGAGGTTTGGAAGTAG
- a CDS encoding mucoidy inhibitor MuiA family protein — MFRLTLALALACSSICWSWAPIAHASSAVEGRVTEVTLYRGQAQITRTVPIDGAAGRREVVVSNLPEQIVPNSLFAEGGDAVEIRAVRFRTRAVGEEPREEVRKLDDEILAAQQELDLTTKRQALLVKRTEYLAKLEGFIAPTAQSDLTKGVLDAEALERLTTFDFAQHETIATEEVELAKQARTINERLELLNRKRAEITAGASQTIREAVLFVQKQAEAPTEIRLSYLVSNCGWSPSYAMRAAADGKHVRVEYNALIQQLSGEDWNDVDLTLSTASPALSAAGPGLAPLHVMLASDARDQDPFGAQVAANGPSDAAQQAPQQTEVYFGRGLSKSQVLGKLEGLQSQKLEYSNAVGNAGNFVDVNRFSWNLNDVASNYQQLELNGDATTLSVLRSEANGDSDGPSLSYRLGSGVSLASRTDQQMVRIMQTNMESQFYHVAVPVLTSYVYREAELKNTSDEDLLAGPMTAYLDGRFVGKGELPTVARGQKFVVGFGANPQLRARRELVDKSDSVQGGNRETRFEYRLVVENFSDQPTPIRVIDRLPHAEHGADIRITLGETSDKVSEDALYVREERPMGLLRWDVEAPADAAGEAARLITYKYAVEYDRKFVVSAPSSKETLQEEFERLQRDRQKR; from the coding sequence ATGTTCCGATTGACCCTGGCGCTCGCCCTCGCATGCTCATCGATCTGTTGGTCGTGGGCTCCAATCGCACACGCATCGAGCGCGGTCGAAGGCCGTGTCACCGAAGTGACGCTCTACCGCGGACAGGCGCAAATCACCCGCACAGTGCCGATCGACGGCGCCGCCGGTCGGCGCGAAGTCGTGGTCAGCAACCTCCCCGAGCAAATCGTGCCGAATAGCTTGTTCGCCGAAGGGGGCGACGCGGTCGAGATACGGGCTGTCCGCTTCCGCACTCGTGCCGTCGGTGAAGAACCGCGCGAAGAAGTCCGCAAGCTCGACGACGAAATCCTTGCCGCGCAGCAAGAGCTCGATCTCACGACAAAACGGCAAGCGCTCCTGGTAAAACGAACCGAATACCTCGCGAAGCTGGAGGGTTTCATCGCGCCAACCGCTCAGTCTGATCTTACGAAAGGCGTGCTCGACGCCGAGGCGCTCGAGCGGCTGACGACGTTCGACTTCGCTCAGCATGAAACAATCGCCACCGAAGAAGTCGAACTCGCCAAACAGGCCCGCACGATCAATGAACGGCTGGAACTTCTCAACCGCAAACGGGCCGAGATCACCGCCGGCGCCTCGCAGACGATCCGCGAAGCGGTGTTGTTCGTGCAAAAGCAAGCGGAGGCGCCGACCGAAATTCGGCTCAGCTACCTCGTGAGCAACTGCGGCTGGTCGCCGTCGTACGCGATGCGTGCCGCGGCTGACGGCAAGCACGTGCGCGTCGAGTACAACGCGCTCATTCAGCAGCTTTCGGGCGAAGACTGGAACGACGTCGACCTCACGCTTTCCACGGCCTCGCCGGCGCTCAGTGCGGCAGGTCCCGGTTTGGCGCCGCTGCATGTGATGCTGGCGAGTGATGCACGCGATCAAGATCCATTCGGGGCGCAGGTTGCAGCCAACGGACCGTCAGACGCCGCCCAGCAGGCGCCACAGCAAACGGAGGTCTACTTTGGCCGCGGTCTCTCGAAGAGCCAAGTCCTCGGCAAGCTCGAAGGCCTGCAATCGCAAAAGCTTGAGTACAGCAACGCCGTCGGCAACGCCGGCAACTTCGTCGACGTGAATCGCTTCAGTTGGAACCTCAACGACGTCGCTAGCAACTACCAGCAACTGGAACTCAACGGCGACGCGACGACTCTCAGCGTCCTCCGCAGCGAAGCGAACGGCGACAGCGACGGGCCAAGCCTTAGCTACCGGCTCGGTTCGGGCGTGAGCCTCGCCAGCCGCACCGATCAGCAGATGGTGCGAATCATGCAGACCAACATGGAGAGCCAGTTTTATCATGTCGCCGTGCCGGTGCTCACCTCGTACGTCTATCGCGAGGCGGAACTGAAGAACACGAGCGATGAAGACCTGCTTGCGGGCCCGATGACGGCCTACCTCGATGGCCGCTTCGTGGGCAAAGGCGAGCTTCCGACGGTGGCGCGGGGCCAAAAGTTCGTCGTTGGCTTCGGCGCCAATCCGCAGCTGCGTGCCCGCCGCGAACTCGTCGACAAGAGCGACAGCGTCCAAGGCGGCAATCGCGAGACGCGATTCGAGTACCGGCTCGTCGTCGAGAACTTTAGCGATCAACCGACGCCGATTCGCGTCATCGACCGCTTGCCCCACGCCGAGCATGGCGCCGACATTCGCATCACGCTCGGCGAAACGAGCGACAAGGTGAGCGAGGACGCGCTTTATGTCCGCGAAGAACGGCCGATGGGCCTCCTCCGCTGGGACGTCGAAGCCCCGGCCGACGCCGCGGGCGAAGCAGCTCGTCTGATCACCTACAAATACGCCGTCGAGTACGACCGCAAATTCGTCGTCTCGGCGCCGTCGTCGAAGGAAACGCTGCAGGAGGAGTTCGAACGCCTGCAACGCGACCGGCAGAAACGCTAA
- a CDS encoding DUF2817 domain-containing protein, protein MIRRSFLACCSLSLLALGAAVSPAIADDVKFEKIVVGQTLGGLPIECNVYGDGKDVFWLIATIHGNEAAGTPLVAKFEEWLKANPKEIEGRKIVIMPVANPDGFADNVRFNRNGVDLNRNFPAGNWGEADVKPHGDTPLSEPESRVLMRVLCQYFPNRVVSIHQPLNCVDWDGPADKMAEAMAAKCKLPLNKLGSRPGSLGSFVGTTLGRPIITLELPVDAGMDEEVLWKEYGDALIAALQYKHEEPAKKK, encoded by the coding sequence ATGATTCGCCGCTCTTTCCTCGCCTGTTGTTCGCTGTCGTTGCTAGCGCTCGGCGCCGCTGTTTCGCCGGCGATTGCCGATGACGTGAAGTTCGAAAAGATCGTCGTCGGCCAAACTCTCGGCGGGCTGCCGATTGAATGCAACGTCTACGGCGACGGCAAAGACGTCTTTTGGCTGATCGCGACGATTCACGGCAACGAAGCGGCCGGCACGCCGCTGGTGGCAAAGTTCGAAGAGTGGCTAAAGGCGAATCCGAAGGAAATTGAAGGCCGCAAGATCGTCATCATGCCGGTCGCGAATCCAGACGGCTTCGCCGACAACGTGCGATTCAACCGCAACGGCGTCGACCTCAACCGCAACTTCCCCGCCGGCAACTGGGGCGAGGCTGACGTGAAGCCGCACGGCGACACGCCGCTATCGGAACCGGAAAGCCGCGTGCTGATGCGGGTGCTATGCCAGTACTTTCCGAATCGCGTGGTGAGCATTCACCAACCGCTGAACTGCGTCGACTGGGACGGCCCCGCCGACAAGATGGCCGAGGCGATGGCCGCCAAGTGCAAGCTGCCGCTGAACAAGCTGGGCAGCCGGCCTGGTTCGCTCGGCTCGTTCGTCGGCACGACGCTGGGGCGCCCGATCATCACGCTCGAACTGCCTGTTGATGCGGGCATGGATGAAGAGGTGCTGTGGAAGGAATACGGCGACGCCCTCATCGCGGCGCTGCAGTACAAGCATGAGGAGCCGGCGAAGAAAAAGTAG